Proteins found in one Fusarium oxysporum Fo47 chromosome V, complete sequence genomic segment:
- a CDS encoding GTP cyclohydrolase 1 type 2/Nif3 → MASLRRFSLVFYVPPANASACKAAIFKAGAGRYPGPGGYTECAWQTSGIGQFRPGDAANPAIGKVGELEETPEVKVETLIVGEETVRNAVAALKEAHPYEECPYQVYRVEDF, encoded by the exons ATGGCATCACTACGCCGTTTCAGCCTCGTCTTCTACGTCCCACCCGCCAACGCCTCCGCATGCAAAGCCGCCATCTTCAAAGCCGGCGCGGGCCGTTATCCCGGCCCTGGCGGGTACACTGAGTGCGCGTGGCAGACGTCGGGGATTGGACAGTTTAGGCCGGGAGATGCGGCGAATCCGGCTATTGGGAAAGTTGGGGAGTTGGAGGAGACGCCGGAGGTTAAGGTTGAGACGTTGATTGTTGGGGAGGAGACGGTGCGGAACGCTGTTGCGGCGTTGAAAGA AGCGCATCCATATGAAGAATGCCCATATCAGGTTTATCGAGTGGAGGACTTTTGA
- a CDS encoding carbonic anhydrase has translation MAFFKTKMPALDTSPVSSPVLYPSVTSDFEAANLKYAAKFTQSHLPSPPRRKVAVVACMDSRLDVEKVLGLDLGDAHVIRNAGGRAVEALRSILISQQMLGTREIIVMHHTGCGMQSFSDTDFRSKIRRELKEDVDHMAFLPFSDLRQSVIDDVAFLRKSPLILDVPITGYVYDVKTGRIEQVDERADSECSSP, from the exons ATGgccttcttcaagaccaagatgcCTGCACTTGACACTTCACCCGTGTCCTCACCAGTCCTCTATCCCTCCGTCACGTCTGACTTTGAAGCTGCAAATCTCAAATATGCAGCAAAGTTTACCCAGTCCCACTTACCATCTCCGCCCCGTCG AAAGGTAGCGGTGGTAGCGTGCATGGACAGCAGATTGGACGTTGAGAAAGTACTGGGTCTAGACCTTGGCGATGCCCATGTCATCCGAAATG CTGGCGGTCGTGCTGTAGAAGCACTTCGATCAATCTTGATTTCTCAGCAGATGCTGGGCACGCGTGAGATTATTGTCATGCACCAT ACCGGCTGCGGCATGCAGAGCTTCTCCGACACAGATTTCCGGTCCAAGATCAGACGAGAACTAAAGGAAGACGTGGACCACATGGCGTTTCTTCCGTTTTCTGATTTGCGGCAGAGTGTTATTGATGACGTTGCGTTTTTGCGCAAGAGTCCGTTGATTTTGGATGTACCTATTACTGGATATGTTTATGATGTCAAGACGGGTCGGATTGAGCAGGTTGACGAGAGGGCTGACTCTGAGTGCTCCAGCCCTTAG
- a CDS encoding cytochrome P450, whose product MAVVDILFTWWSIPIAAGVLIATYLYSYFVTYGHLRDIPAPFPAQFTNLWLLYVCRRGGRYRVVDEIHKRLGPVVRIQPNHTSIADPDAIATIYGHGNGFLKSDFYDAFVSIRRGLFNTRDRAEHTRKRKLISHVFSAKSISQFEPYIHANLELFVKQLDKLVASGQTTDKNGKRQALIDCLPWFNYLAFDVIGDLAFGVPFGMLANGADVAEVRETPDSAPIYASAIEILNRRGEVSATLGCWPQLKPYAQWLPDPFFRNGLNAVKNLAGIAIARVKARLDNPPSVERKDLLARLMEGRDEKGEPLGREELTAEALTQLIAGSDTTSNSSCALLYHVTRTPGVLEKLQAELDEAIPADVSVPTYDMVRDLTYLNNVISETLRYHSTSGIGLPRQIPDNSPGVTIKGHYFPPGSVLSVPTYTLHHSKEIWGSDADDFKPERWDSVNNLQKTAFNPFSHGPRACVGRNVAEMEMKLIAATWARRYTPELKQEIMETREGFLRKPLGLDIALTMR is encoded by the exons ATGGCTGTTGTCGACATCCTCTTCACCTGGTGGTCAATCCCCATTGCCGCAGGTGTCCTCATCGCGACGTATCTCTACTCATACTTTGTGACCTATGGGCATCTGAGAGATATCCCAGCGCCTTTCCCGGCGCAGTTCACGAATCTGTGGCTTCTCTACGTCTGCAGGCGTGGTGGACGATATCGCGTCGTGGATGAGATTCACAAGAGATTGGGTCCTGTCGTACGAATCCAGCCCAACCACACTTCCATCGCGGATCCTGATGCGATCGCAACCATTTACGGCCACGGAAATGGCTTCTTGAAATC TGATTTCTACGACGCTTTTGTTTCAATTCGACGAGGTCTCTTCAACACTCGCGATCGCGCTGAGCACACACGAAAGCGCAAGCTCATCTCTCACGTCTTTTCCGCCAAGTCAATCAGCCAATTTGAGCCTTACATCCACGCCAACCTTGAACTTTTCGTCAAACAGCTTGACAAACTTGTCGCATCAGGCCAGACTACCGATAAGAATGGAAAGCGACAAGCGCTTATTGATTGTCTCCCATGGTTCAACTACCTCGCATTTGATGTCATCGGCGACCTTGCTTTTGGTGTACCCTTCGGCATGCTCGCAAATGGCGCCGACGTAGCTGAAGTTCGAGAGACGCCCGACAGCGCGCCTATTTATGCGTCCGCGATTGAGATTCTGAACAGAAGAGGTGAGGTCAGCGCGACGTTGGGTTGCTGGCCGCAATTGAAGCCGTATGCACAATGGTTGCCCGACCCGTTTTTCCGCAACGGCCTCAACGCAGTCAAGAATCTTGCGGGAATTGCGATCGCGCGCGTCAAGGCCAGATTGGATAACCCACCATCCGTTGAGCGAAAAGATCTTCTCGCGCGACTCATGGAAGGCAGAGATGAGAAGGGTGAGCCGTTGGGTCGCGAGGAATTGACAGCCGAAGCTTTGACGCAGCTCATCGCCGGCAGTGACACCACGTCCAATTCGTCATGCGCTCTACTGTATCACGTCACACGAACTCCTGGCGTTCTCGAGAAGCTACAGGCCGAGCTTGACGAGGCGATCCCCGCTGACGTATCGGTCCCTACGTACGACATGGTTCGCGACCTAACCTATCTCAACAACGTCATCAGTGAAACCCTCCGATATCATTCGACATCCGGCATCGGCCTCCCGCGCCAAATTCCCGACAACTCCCCCGGCGTCACGATCAAAGGTCATTATTTCCCGCCCGGCAGCGTGCTGAGCGTGCCGACGTACACGCTGCATCACTCGAAGGAGATCTGGGGCTCTGACGCAGATGACTTTAAGCCTGAGCGTTGGGATAGTGTGAATAACCTGCAAAAGACTGCGTTTAATCCGTTTAGTCATGGGCCGAGGGCGTGTGTGGGCAGGAATGTCgcggagatggagatgaagttgATCGCGGCGACGTGGGCGAGGAGATACACGCCGGAGTTGAAGCAGGAGATTATGGAGACACGCGAGGGGTTCTTGAGGAAGCCATTGGGGTTGGACATCGCGCTTACGATGAGGTAG